A stretch of the Archangium violaceum genome encodes the following:
- a CDS encoding heavy metal sensor histidine kinase: MKASIATRLAVMFAVASLGVFSLVGFALRHVLQRELDRHQLSEVNTRLEYVSMTVNRHGTTEGWKVVRSKLDTLTPSDGSVRYWVLGPDPRFEYGDAPMVLRERLRTQADGPFEIELEGRVMRATVRSIAPKEQRPVVMLVTALDSARFRDTLDAFAGALVALCLAGAALVVLLGHRIAKVGLAPLSSLSQEAQSLSPRDLSQRLRLSPLPRELADLVSSFNGALDRVERAYAQLEGFNADVAHELRTPLANLIGQTQVALAKERTAPQLEEVLLSNLEELERLRAIVNDMLFLARADQGETAPNRVPASAAGEVSKTVEFLEALIEDAGVSVRVDGDAHASFERSLFRRAASNLLLNAVEHSERGAEIVVAIAQQASEVRIAVTNPGEPIPEQHLGRLFDRFYRVDGSRRNSRNNHGLGLSIVKAVAKMHGGTVFVTSTGGRNTVGFTLADVPPITAPHL; this comes from the coding sequence ATGAAGGCATCCATCGCCACACGGCTGGCCGTGATGTTCGCGGTGGCCTCGCTCGGGGTCTTCTCGTTGGTGGGGTTCGCCCTGCGGCATGTGCTGCAGCGCGAGCTGGACCGCCACCAACTCAGCGAGGTGAACACCCGGCTCGAGTACGTGAGCATGACGGTCAACCGTCACGGCACCACGGAGGGGTGGAAGGTCGTGCGCTCGAAGCTCGACACGCTCACGCCCAGCGATGGCAGCGTGCGGTATTGGGTCCTGGGTCCCGACCCGCGATTCGAGTACGGCGACGCGCCGATGGTGCTCCGCGAACGGTTGCGTACCCAGGCGGATGGGCCGTTCGAGATCGAGTTGGAGGGCCGTGTGATGCGGGCGACCGTACGGTCCATCGCGCCGAAGGAGCAGCGTCCCGTGGTCATGCTCGTCACGGCGTTGGATTCGGCGAGGTTCCGCGACACGCTGGACGCCTTCGCCGGGGCGCTCGTCGCGCTCTGCCTCGCGGGGGCCGCGCTCGTCGTGCTGCTCGGCCATCGCATCGCCAAGGTCGGGCTCGCGCCGCTGAGCAGCCTGTCCCAGGAGGCCCAGTCCCTCAGCCCGCGCGACCTGTCGCAGCGGCTGCGGCTCTCGCCCCTGCCGCGTGAGCTCGCGGACCTGGTCTCCTCGTTCAACGGTGCGCTCGACCGGGTGGAGCGTGCGTATGCCCAGCTCGAGGGGTTCAACGCCGACGTGGCCCATGAGCTCCGCACACCGCTCGCGAACCTCATCGGCCAGACGCAGGTCGCGCTGGCGAAGGAGCGGACCGCGCCACAGCTCGAGGAGGTCCTGCTATCGAACCTCGAGGAGCTCGAGCGCCTGCGGGCGATCGTCAACGACATGCTCTTCCTCGCTCGTGCGGACCAGGGAGAGACGGCGCCCAACCGGGTCCCCGCCTCCGCGGCGGGGGAGGTCTCGAAGACGGTCGAGTTCCTCGAGGCCCTCATCGAGGACGCGGGGGTCTCGGTGCGAGTGGATGGGGATGCCCACGCGTCTTTCGAGCGCTCCCTGTTCCGGCGTGCCGCCAGCAACCTGCTCCTCAATGCCGTCGAGCACTCCGAGCGCGGCGCGGAGATCGTCGTGGCCATCGCGCAACAGGCGTCCGAGGTGCGCATCGCCGTGACGAACCCGGGTGAGCCCATTCCGGAGCAGCACCTGGGGCGGCTGTTCGATCGCTTCTACCGGGTCGACGGCTCGCGCCGGAACAGCCGGAACAACCACGGCCTCGGTCTGTCGATCGTGAAGGCCGTGGCCAAGATGCACGGCGGCACCGTCTTCGTGACGAGCACGGGAGGCCGCAACACGGTGGGGTTCACCCTCGCGGATGTCCCACCGATCACGGCTCCTCATCTCTGA
- a CDS encoding efflux RND transporter permease subunit, translating into MFTDTFIRRPILASVISILITLVGAISIPSLPVEQYPNLAAPQVTVTANYIGASAEVVESAVTTVLERQLNGLEGMRYISSTSSNNGTSSITVTFEPERDLDVAAVDVQNRVATASARLPAEVNALGITINKTQSQLLMSFGLYDKEGRYDTGFLSNYADVYIRDALLRVQGVGDVRIFGERRFAMRLWLDPTELSSRGLTAQDVVNALREQNVQVAAGQVGQPPAPQGQSYQINVQVLGQLSTPEQFGDIVVQRGEDGSLVQVKHIGRVELGAENYNQLLRFNGRDAVGLGIFQLPGSNALDVREGVVAELERLSANFPPGMVYERAFDTTQAVEESINEVLHTLLEAIALVVLVIFIFLHGWRSMLVVATTLPVSLVGTFAFVSAFGFSINTLTLFGLTLATGLVVDDAIVVIENVERLMAEENLNAREATHRSMKQVASALVAIALVLSAVFVPVAFFPGTTGSIYRQFALTLAFSISLSALVALTLSPALCARLLRPHEGQKWRVFRWVDQGMERFRSGYARFLGKLLGPTARWVVLGVFVVFLGITAVLYRVTPTGFIPEEDQGYLIVAIQGPEGTSLDYTRRVLIQAEEVLRQQKEVKDIFTVGGFSVLGSGPNYGVLFVNLAPWEEREEAEQSVAGLVNRLRGPFAAIPGARVLAFQPPTIRGVGSVGGFEFVLEDQAGNHTLEELAAATQQLAARANQSPDLRSVFSSFTANTPLFNVSVDREKAKALGVSLDTLYSTLQVYMGSQYVNDFTFANRVYRVYVQAATPFRDEPRDISAFYVRSAQGDMVPLESLVKVEPVTTAQNIQHYNLFRSATINGQGAPGVSTGQALEAMEAVARQALPAGYTFEWTGLSLEQKQASGKVLLIFGLGIIFVFLVLSAQYESFALPFVIMLAVPVAILGALGLQNLRGLANDVFCQVGLVMLVGLSSKNAVLIVEFAEQLRHQGKSVVDAAIQAADTRLRPILMTSFAFLLGVVPLVLASGAGAASRKSLGTAVFGGMLLSTFVNLIFIPVLYTLVELARTKLLKRHKHGTPPPTAPGGDGQTPHPA; encoded by the coding sequence ATGTTCACCGATACCTTCATCCGCCGGCCCATCCTCGCCAGCGTCATCTCCATCCTCATCACGCTGGTGGGAGCCATCTCCATTCCCAGCCTGCCGGTCGAGCAGTACCCCAACCTCGCCGCGCCCCAGGTGACGGTGACGGCCAACTACATCGGGGCCTCCGCCGAGGTGGTGGAGAGCGCGGTGACGACGGTGCTGGAGCGACAGCTCAACGGCCTGGAGGGCATGCGCTACATCTCCTCCACCAGCAGCAACAACGGCACCAGCAGCATCACCGTCACCTTCGAGCCGGAGCGGGACCTGGACGTCGCCGCGGTGGACGTGCAGAACCGGGTGGCCACCGCCTCGGCGCGGCTGCCCGCCGAGGTGAACGCGCTGGGCATCACCATCAACAAGACGCAGTCGCAGCTGCTCATGTCCTTCGGTCTGTATGACAAGGAAGGGCGCTACGACACGGGCTTCCTCAGCAACTACGCGGACGTCTACATCCGCGACGCGCTGCTGCGAGTGCAGGGCGTGGGCGACGTGCGCATCTTCGGCGAGCGCCGCTTCGCCATGCGGCTGTGGTTGGACCCCACGGAGCTGTCGAGCCGGGGCCTCACGGCGCAGGACGTGGTGAACGCCCTGCGCGAGCAGAACGTGCAGGTGGCCGCGGGCCAGGTGGGCCAGCCCCCCGCGCCCCAGGGACAGTCATATCAAATCAACGTGCAGGTGCTCGGCCAGCTCTCCACGCCGGAGCAGTTCGGGGACATCGTGGTGCAGCGCGGCGAGGACGGCTCGCTGGTGCAGGTGAAGCACATCGGCCGGGTGGAGCTGGGGGCGGAGAACTACAACCAACTCCTGCGCTTCAACGGCCGCGACGCGGTGGGCCTGGGCATCTTCCAGCTCCCCGGCTCCAACGCGCTGGACGTGCGCGAGGGGGTGGTGGCCGAGCTGGAGCGGCTCTCGGCCAACTTCCCGCCGGGCATGGTCTACGAGCGGGCCTTCGACACCACGCAGGCGGTGGAGGAGTCCATCAACGAGGTGCTGCACACGCTGCTCGAGGCCATCGCGCTGGTCGTCCTCGTCATCTTCATCTTCCTGCACGGCTGGCGCAGCATGCTCGTGGTGGCCACGACGCTGCCGGTGTCGCTGGTGGGCACCTTCGCCTTCGTGAGCGCGTTCGGCTTCTCCATCAACACGCTGACGCTGTTCGGCCTGACGCTGGCCACGGGTCTGGTCGTGGACGACGCCATCGTGGTCATCGAGAACGTCGAGCGCCTCATGGCGGAGGAGAACCTGAACGCGCGCGAGGCGACCCACCGGAGCATGAAGCAGGTGGCGAGCGCGCTGGTGGCGATCGCGCTGGTGCTCTCCGCGGTGTTCGTCCCGGTGGCCTTCTTCCCGGGCACCACGGGCTCCATCTACCGGCAGTTCGCGCTCACCCTCGCCTTCTCCATCAGCCTGTCGGCCCTGGTGGCCCTCACGCTGTCACCCGCCCTGTGCGCCCGGCTGCTGCGGCCCCACGAGGGCCAGAAGTGGCGCGTCTTCCGCTGGGTGGACCAGGGCATGGAGCGCTTCCGGAGCGGCTACGCGCGCTTCCTGGGCAAGCTGCTGGGGCCCACCGCCCGGTGGGTGGTGCTGGGCGTCTTCGTGGTGTTCCTGGGCATCACCGCGGTGCTCTACCGCGTCACCCCCACGGGCTTCATCCCCGAGGAGGACCAGGGCTACCTCATCGTCGCCATCCAGGGTCCGGAGGGCACGTCCCTGGACTACACGCGGCGGGTGCTCATCCAGGCCGAGGAGGTGCTGCGCCAGCAGAAGGAGGTGAAGGACATCTTCACCGTGGGCGGCTTCTCGGTGCTGGGCTCCGGCCCCAACTACGGCGTCCTCTTCGTCAACCTCGCCCCCTGGGAAGAGCGCGAGGAAGCGGAGCAGAGCGTGGCGGGTCTGGTGAACCGGCTGCGAGGACCGTTCGCCGCCATCCCCGGAGCACGGGTGCTGGCCTTCCAGCCCCCCACCATCCGCGGCGTGGGCAGCGTGGGTGGCTTCGAGTTCGTCCTGGAGGACCAGGCGGGCAACCACACACTGGAGGAGCTGGCGGCGGCCACGCAGCAGCTCGCGGCACGGGCCAACCAGTCACCGGACCTGCGCAGCGTCTTCTCTTCCTTCACGGCCAACACCCCACTGTTCAACGTGTCGGTGGACCGGGAGAAGGCCAAGGCGCTCGGCGTGTCGCTGGACACGCTCTACTCCACGCTGCAGGTCTACATGGGCAGCCAGTACGTGAACGACTTCACCTTCGCCAACCGCGTCTACCGCGTCTACGTACAGGCGGCCACGCCCTTCCGAGACGAGCCCAGGGACATCTCCGCCTTCTACGTGCGCTCGGCCCAGGGCGACATGGTGCCGCTGGAGAGCCTGGTGAAGGTGGAGCCCGTCACCACCGCGCAGAACATCCAGCACTACAACCTGTTCCGCTCGGCCACCATCAACGGCCAGGGCGCGCCCGGCGTCAGCACGGGACAGGCGCTGGAGGCCATGGAGGCCGTCGCCCGCCAGGCGCTGCCCGCGGGCTACACCTTCGAGTGGACGGGCCTGTCGCTCGAGCAGAAGCAGGCGTCGGGCAAGGTGCTGCTCATCTTCGGCCTGGGCATCATCTTCGTCTTCCTGGTGCTGTCGGCGCAGTACGAGAGCTTCGCCCTGCCCTTCGTCATCATGCTGGCCGTGCCGGTGGCCATCCTGGGAGCGCTGGGGTTGCAGAACCTGCGCGGGCTGGCCAATGACGTCTTCTGCCAGGTGGGTCTGGTGATGCTCGTGGGCCTGTCCAGCAAGAACGCGGTGCTCATCGTGGAGTTCGCCGAGCAACTGCGGCACCAGGGCAAGAGCGTGGTGGACGCGGCCATCCAGGCGGCGGACACGCGACTGCGGCCCATCCTGATGACGTCCTTCGCCTTCCTGCTGGGCGTGGTGCCACTGGTGCTGGCCTCGGGCGCGGGCGCCGCCTCGCGCAAGTCGCTGGGCACGGCGGTGTTCGGCGGCATGCTGCTGTCCACCTTCGTGAACCTCATCTTCATCCCCGTGCTGTACACGTTGGTGGAACTGGCGCGCACGAAGCTGCTCAAGCGGCACAAGCACGGGACACCGCCGCCCACGGCGCCGGGCGGAGATGGACAGACACCGCACCCGGCCTGA
- a CDS encoding efflux RND transporter periplasmic adaptor subunit, giving the protein MRLVRQGVRGMWWVALVLAGCQGSNGKQGPQQGGPGGPGAGQPMAVEVMELRPGPVRDTGEYLGTLISRRSITVYPQVAGYVQRITVKPGEQVKRGQALLEVDPRREQASVQSAQAQRRSALAQREFARNTRERAEQLLREGLMSRQDYEQAVAQATAAEASARSAEAQLRSEQVELGFYRVQAPFEGVVGDIPVKVGDYVTPQTALTSVNQGEALEVSIAVPPERAAQVEVGSTLVEVLNDEGRPVVSAPVFFVSPTPNTRTQLVELKAAFDNTVGLRPGQLVHVQVVYDTRESLRLPTYAVTQQSSQFFAMVAAQADGGATIAQRRPINVGELQDNHYELLEGLEEGTQVIVGSLQAIRDGQPIQPKPVRQPQGEGQGVGGAADAGTGGAGPGGTGDAGTGPDGGR; this is encoded by the coding sequence ATGCGACTGGTGAGGCAGGGAGTGAGGGGGATGTGGTGGGTGGCCCTCGTGCTGGCCGGGTGCCAGGGCTCCAATGGCAAACAAGGCCCGCAGCAGGGAGGACCCGGAGGGCCGGGGGCCGGACAGCCGATGGCGGTGGAGGTGATGGAGCTGAGACCGGGACCGGTGCGAGACACCGGGGAGTACCTGGGAACGCTCATCTCCCGCCGCAGCATCACCGTCTATCCCCAGGTGGCCGGGTACGTGCAGCGCATCACGGTGAAGCCCGGCGAGCAGGTGAAGCGGGGGCAGGCGCTGCTGGAGGTGGACCCGAGGCGCGAGCAGGCCAGCGTGCAGAGCGCCCAGGCCCAACGCAGATCTGCCCTGGCCCAGCGGGAGTTCGCCCGGAACACCCGCGAGCGCGCCGAGCAACTCCTGCGCGAGGGCCTCATGAGCCGTCAGGACTATGAGCAGGCGGTGGCCCAGGCGACGGCGGCCGAGGCCAGTGCTCGCTCGGCGGAGGCCCAGCTCCGGTCGGAGCAGGTGGAGCTCGGCTTCTACCGGGTGCAGGCGCCCTTCGAGGGCGTGGTGGGCGACATCCCCGTGAAGGTGGGCGATTACGTCACCCCGCAGACAGCGCTGACGAGCGTGAACCAGGGCGAGGCGCTGGAGGTCTCCATCGCGGTGCCGCCGGAGCGCGCCGCGCAGGTGGAGGTGGGAAGCACGCTGGTGGAGGTGCTGAACGACGAGGGCAGGCCGGTGGTGAGCGCCCCCGTCTTCTTCGTGTCCCCCACGCCCAACACGCGCACGCAGTTGGTGGAGCTCAAGGCCGCCTTCGACAACACGGTGGGGCTGCGCCCGGGCCAGTTGGTGCACGTCCAGGTGGTGTACGACACGCGCGAGTCGCTGCGGCTGCCCACCTACGCGGTGACGCAGCAGAGCAGCCAGTTCTTCGCCATGGTGGCGGCACAGGCCGATGGGGGTGCCACCATCGCGCAGCGCCGGCCGATCAACGTGGGCGAGCTCCAGGACAATCATTACGAGCTCCTCGAGGGCCTGGAGGAAGGGACGCAGGTCATCGTCGGCTCGCTGCAGGCCATCCGGGATGGCCAGCCCATCCAGCCCAAGCCAGTGCGGCAGCCCCAGGGCGAGGGCCAGGGCGTGGGCGGCGCCGCGGACGCGGGCACGGGCGGCGCGGGCCCTGGGGGTACCGGGGACGCGGGCACGGGTCCGGACGGAGGCAGGTGA
- a CDS encoding TolC family protein has protein sequence MIALLLTAQLWNASTPAGATLAQAEPPTAIQPFQPEVSDLLLASLPPAPVQVGSWDEAFELLRQRSTDLRVALAQVEAAAGQRRAALAGLLPALNGSVSVQYNVLDPDSTPVLGGGGVGGGIGGGTGATGGTTSPLGTAVLTAAVPLFNLRAIQSLRSANASRRAAELSLDETRRQLTGALARALARVASSERLSEVNRVNLRSALERLALAQRRLELGAGTQLDVIRLRQDAESARLAVVSGDESLRQARDTLGLVLGQEQPVGLSRGVSLEELLQRGQQECRRVEGVEARADVAAARARLEAAERNVSAAQAQYWPTLDAQSTALALTVDPGFARVPVWNIGAVLSVPLYAGGGRGALVQQARAQEEAIRQEVVSRQRAASVEVTQTQREVDVARAEREIAARARELAAENDRLTRRAFEVGAGTSQDLVVSAAALRQAELNLVVSEFQLFQARMEAFLAEAACDW, from the coding sequence ATGATCGCCCTCCTGCTCACAGCCCAGCTCTGGAATGCCAGCACTCCCGCTGGAGCGACGCTGGCCCAAGCGGAACCTCCCACCGCCATCCAGCCCTTCCAACCCGAGGTCTCCGACCTGTTGCTGGCGTCCCTCCCACCCGCGCCGGTGCAGGTGGGCTCCTGGGATGAGGCGTTCGAGTTGCTTCGCCAACGCTCCACGGACCTGCGCGTCGCGCTGGCCCAGGTGGAGGCCGCCGCGGGCCAGCGGCGCGCGGCACTCGCCGGACTGCTGCCCGCCCTCAATGGCTCGGTCTCCGTCCAATACAACGTGCTCGACCCGGACTCGACGCCCGTCCTTGGAGGAGGAGGAGTCGGCGGGGGAATCGGCGGAGGCACCGGAGCAACGGGCGGGACCACCTCGCCGCTGGGCACGGCCGTCCTGACGGCCGCCGTGCCCTTGTTCAACCTGCGGGCCATCCAGTCCCTGCGCTCGGCGAATGCCTCGCGCCGCGCCGCCGAGCTGTCCCTGGACGAAACGCGGCGCCAGCTCACCGGAGCCCTGGCCCGGGCGCTGGCGCGGGTGGCTTCCTCCGAGCGGCTCTCCGAGGTGAATCGCGTCAACCTGCGCTCGGCCCTGGAGCGGCTGGCGCTCGCCCAGCGGAGGCTGGAGCTGGGCGCGGGAACCCAGCTGGACGTCATCCGCCTGCGACAGGACGCGGAGTCGGCGCGCCTGGCGGTGGTGTCCGGGGACGAGTCGCTGCGGCAGGCGCGGGATACGCTGGGGTTGGTGCTGGGACAGGAGCAGCCGGTGGGACTCTCGCGCGGCGTCTCCCTGGAGGAGCTGCTGCAACGCGGCCAGCAGGAGTGCCGCAGGGTGGAAGGTGTGGAGGCCCGGGCGGACGTGGCGGCGGCGCGCGCACGCCTGGAAGCGGCCGAGCGCAACGTGTCGGCGGCCCAGGCGCAGTATTGGCCCACGCTGGATGCGCAGAGCACCGCGCTGGCCCTCACGGTGGATCCCGGCTTCGCGCGGGTGCCCGTGTGGAACATCGGCGCGGTGCTCTCCGTGCCCCTCTACGCGGGCGGCGGGCGCGGGGCGCTCGTGCAGCAGGCCCGGGCCCAGGAGGAAGCGATCCGCCAGGAGGTGGTGTCGCGGCAGCGCGCGGCATCGGTGGAGGTGACGCAGACACAGCGAGAGGTGGACGTGGCGCGGGCGGAGCGGGAGATCGCCGCCCGGGCGCGCGAGCTCGCCGCGGAGAATGACCGGCTCACCCGCCGCGCCTTCGAGGTGGGCGCCGGGACGAGCCAGGACCTGGTGGTGTCCGCGGCGGCGCTGCGGCAGGCGGAGCTGAATCTGGTGGTGAGTGAGTTCCAGTTGTTCCAGGCGCGGATGGAGGCATTCCTCGCGGAGGCAGCATGCGACTGGTGA
- a CDS encoding M15 family metallopeptidase, with product MPFPRLRWSLLLALVCLLMPGLSPGAQPKRKRTKPPSKQLVTLPGGESLRRDAAAAFLRMSTAARAEGIRLWVNSGYRTRRQQRLLYERYRMGLGPQAARPGRSNHQRGLAVDIVVGDEDTPTYRWLEANACLHGFRRTVPSEPWHWEYRPRSTRAPAPGTDCLGQPLPSKEPERTASSS from the coding sequence ATGCCGTTCCCGCGGCTCCGCTGGAGCCTCCTGCTCGCTCTCGTGTGCCTGCTCATGCCTGGCCTCTCGCCCGGTGCACAGCCGAAACGCAAACGGACCAAGCCCCCGTCGAAGCAGCTCGTCACCCTCCCGGGCGGCGAGTCGCTGCGCCGTGACGCCGCGGCCGCCTTCCTGCGGATGTCCACGGCGGCCCGCGCCGAGGGCATCCGGCTCTGGGTGAACAGCGGCTACCGCACCCGCCGGCAGCAACGCCTGCTGTACGAGCGCTATCGCATGGGCCTCGGCCCCCAGGCGGCGCGCCCCGGCCGCTCCAACCACCAGCGAGGCCTCGCGGTGGACATCGTCGTGGGGGACGAGGACACCCCCACCTATCGGTGGCTCGAGGCCAACGCGTGCCTTCATGGCTTCCGGCGCACGGTGCCCTCGGAGCCGTGGCATTGGGAGTACCGGCCCCGCTCCACCCGCGCGCCCGCTCCGGGCACCGACTGCCTCGGCCAACCCCTGCCGTCGAAGGAGCCGGAGCGGACGGCCTCCTCCTCCTGA
- a CDS encoding cytochrome P450, with amino-acid sequence MSGRPNLMTPELKANPFHLYAELRRNAPVSQVDPGGMWAVARYEEGMFVLKNPRLFSSAGFGLATNPPWLGGNPASRSISAMDPPQHGRLRTLINPAFTSAAVNRMEPRVRAFAREVVARLPLGSPVDMVPAFALPVPAFVLGNLLGLDASLHSQLKHWADQLTSVTAIRPDETERQEPVRRAVADVKRYFGEVVEHRRREPGEDLVSDLLRARVEGEALTDDEIMAFLFLMLLGGLETTVQLLGLCVLALMEHPDVMARVRADRSLIPRFVEEVLRTGAPGHGLLRVTTEEVELGGVRLPKGAPVVVLLGSLCRDEALFPNGDRFDIDRPASQLPFGHGPHFCIGALLARMEARLAVEALLERCGGVSPGSEPVVWHRSMVVRGPSSIPAVLHP; translated from the coding sequence ATGAGTGGCCGCCCCAACTTGATGACACCCGAGCTGAAGGCGAACCCCTTTCATCTGTACGCGGAGCTGCGCCGCAATGCTCCCGTGAGCCAGGTGGACCCGGGTGGCATGTGGGCCGTCGCTCGCTACGAGGAGGGGATGTTCGTGCTCAAGAACCCGCGGCTCTTCTCCTCGGCGGGTTTCGGGCTGGCGACCAACCCACCGTGGCTGGGCGGCAACCCCGCGTCGCGGTCGATCAGCGCGATGGATCCTCCCCAGCACGGGCGGCTGCGGACGCTCATCAACCCCGCCTTCACTTCCGCGGCGGTCAACCGGATGGAGCCGCGCGTGCGCGCCTTCGCCCGGGAGGTCGTCGCCCGGCTGCCCCTGGGGAGCCCGGTGGACATGGTCCCGGCCTTCGCGCTGCCCGTGCCCGCGTTCGTGCTCGGCAACCTGCTGGGGCTGGACGCCTCACTGCACTCTCAGCTCAAGCACTGGGCGGACCAGCTCACCAGCGTCACCGCCATCCGTCCGGATGAGACCGAGCGCCAGGAGCCGGTGCGTCGGGCCGTCGCGGACGTGAAGCGCTACTTCGGCGAGGTGGTGGAGCACCGCCGGCGCGAGCCCGGCGAGGACCTGGTGAGCGACCTGCTCCGGGCCCGGGTGGAGGGCGAGGCCCTCACGGACGATGAAATCATGGCCTTCCTGTTCCTGATGCTGCTGGGCGGGCTGGAGACGACGGTGCAACTGCTGGGGTTGTGCGTCCTGGCGCTGATGGAGCACCCGGACGTGATGGCGCGGGTGCGCGCGGATCGCTCGCTCATCCCCCGCTTCGTCGAGGAGGTGCTGCGCACCGGTGCACCGGGCCACGGGCTGCTGCGGGTGACCACGGAGGAGGTGGAGTTGGGGGGCGTCCGCCTGCCCAAGGGGGCGCCGGTGGTGGTGCTGCTGGGCTCGCTCTGCCGGGACGAGGCGTTGTTCCCGAACGGAGATCGCTTCGACATCGACCGGCCCGCCTCGCAGCTGCCCTTCGGCCATGGCCCGCACTTCTGCATCGGTGCGCTGCTCGCGCGGATGGAGGCGCGGCTGGCCGTGGAGGCGCTGCTGGAGCGGTGCGGTGGGGTATCGCCGGGGTCGGAGCCGGTGGTGTGGCACCGCTCGATGGTGGTGCGCGGGCCCTCGTCGATTCCCGCGGTGCTGCACCCGTGA
- a CDS encoding ABA4-like family protein — protein sequence MNEELILKVLNVPVLLGWLSMVLAPRARVTRWFLESDVLPLGIGVLYLALVAPHLPGLLREFDTLAHIDVALHRPGMLLAGWIHYLAFDFLVGRVVLADAQRRGIPHLLIVPCLLMTFMLGPVGYLAYAVVRLVSRRFRSAVAPLPVPGT from the coding sequence GTGAATGAAGAGCTGATCCTGAAGGTGCTGAACGTTCCGGTGCTGCTGGGCTGGCTGTCGATGGTGCTGGCGCCCCGGGCGCGCGTGACGCGGTGGTTCTTGGAGAGCGACGTGCTGCCCCTGGGCATCGGGGTGCTGTACCTGGCGCTGGTCGCGCCCCACCTGCCGGGCCTGCTGCGTGAGTTCGACACGCTGGCGCACATCGACGTGGCGCTCCATCGCCCCGGAATGCTGCTGGCGGGGTGGATCCACTACCTCGCGTTCGACTTCCTGGTGGGCAGGGTGGTGCTCGCGGATGCCCAGCGCCGGGGCATCCCGCATCTGCTCATCGTGCCGTGCCTGTTGATGACCTTCATGCTGGGACCGGTGGGCTACCTGGCCTACGCGGTCGTCCGGTTGGTGTCGCGCCGCTTCCGCTCGGCCGTGGCCCCGCTCCCCGTTCCCGGCACCTGA
- a CDS encoding ATPase encodes MRKKRLGDLLRENGLLDELQLRAALGIHNKWGVPLGQVVVDMGFCTAHQVLDVLASQVQLPTVDLDAELLDPRLVDVLPVQVAEAYRVIPLRLEGPRDSVLVVATAAPAHLPSMDEVAHVTGKARVVTLLATDAAISQALERLYYPHLIGARRPVEPIPLPEADEHLPLVTDRAEYLMMVQGGVLASTVEQGGLPVMTPLTEELPTHARPTEPEMPRVEVASRPSLASRPEVEPAPDVWVYGWGVKATRGLLKLLEDEGLRTRVARTEDVRNASECAVVLAPLQSVESVKRRGLRARLLLAGRVRDEERARALGARAFLSGPLRSDLLIDAVREQVQAGRTALRQVG; translated from the coding sequence ATGCGGAAGAAACGACTGGGTGACCTGCTTCGGGAGAACGGACTCCTGGACGAGCTGCAGCTGCGTGCGGCGCTGGGAATCCACAACAAGTGGGGCGTGCCCCTGGGGCAGGTGGTGGTGGACATGGGCTTCTGCACCGCGCACCAGGTGCTCGACGTCCTGGCCAGTCAGGTGCAACTCCCGACGGTGGATCTGGACGCGGAGCTGTTGGATCCCCGGCTGGTGGACGTGCTGCCCGTGCAGGTGGCGGAAGCCTACCGGGTCATCCCCCTCCGGCTGGAGGGACCTCGCGACTCGGTGTTGGTGGTGGCCACCGCGGCCCCGGCCCATCTCCCGTCCATGGATGAGGTGGCGCACGTGACCGGCAAGGCGCGGGTGGTGACGCTGCTGGCGACCGATGCCGCCATCTCCCAGGCCCTCGAGCGGCTCTACTACCCCCATCTGATCGGCGCGCGGCGCCCGGTGGAGCCGATTCCCCTCCCCGAGGCGGATGAACACCTGCCGCTGGTGACGGATCGCGCCGAGTACCTGATGATGGTGCAGGGCGGTGTCCTGGCCTCCACCGTCGAGCAGGGTGGCCTGCCCGTGATGACGCCGCTGACGGAGGAGCTCCCGACCCATGCCCGTCCCACCGAGCCGGAGATGCCGCGGGTGGAGGTGGCGTCCAGGCCCTCGCTGGCCTCGAGGCCCGAGGTGGAGCCCGCACCGGACGTCTGGGTGTACGGCTGGGGCGTCAAGGCGACCCGTGGATTGTTGAAGCTGCTGGAGGACGAGGGGCTGCGGACGCGGGTGGCTCGCACCGAGGACGTGCGGAACGCGAGCGAGTGCGCGGTGGTCCTGGCACCGCTGCAGTCGGTGGAGAGCGTGAAGCGGCGGGGGCTCCGGGCGCGGCTGCTGCTGGCGGGCCGGGTGCGTGACGAGGAGCGGGCGCGGGCCCTGGGTGCGCGGGCCTTCCTCTCCGGGCCCCTGCGCTCGGACCTGTTGATCGACGCGGTCCGTGAACAGGTGCAGGCCGGCCGCACGGCACTGCGTCAGGTGGGCTGA